In Acaryochloris marina S15, a single genomic region encodes these proteins:
- a CDS encoding PilW family protein: MATKFTKLKLFSPTSNKGFTLVELLVTTLIASVVLVSSLGLITNQRRRFVSDQVRAESNQTLRVGLDLIGADIKNTGDFLETDINLPVVSVIDGAAGAPDEVILQRKLISDTLTVCEDVNAGVQATITVAVRPGAGDCPIYSDGNNDDLNDPLTLASRERCEQDNVAGCDRVAALASTTCDDECVTAYIYDPVDREGEFFSYSFEAPDATPNPTLNRIFVGDGAAFANTYQVANRPVIYLLEQRHYRLNNNVLQLSVNRGNFVSIVNQVADFQVQAQLTTNPNPLDAFNSTPGGDPQTYQQTNPFTSLQFLQVDLQSVDPSESDLTELDADQRQISSRFYPRNAKSDD, from the coding sequence ATGGCGACGAAATTTACCAAGCTGAAACTGTTTTCACCAACCTCCAATAAAGGTTTTACGCTGGTTGAATTATTGGTTACAACCCTTATTGCTTCGGTAGTGCTGGTCTCTTCTCTGGGACTGATTACCAACCAACGTAGGCGCTTTGTCTCCGATCAGGTTCGTGCAGAATCTAATCAAACCTTGCGGGTGGGTTTGGATCTCATAGGTGCTGATATTAAAAATACGGGAGACTTTTTAGAGACGGATATTAATTTGCCTGTGGTGTCTGTTATAGATGGTGCAGCAGGAGCACCAGACGAAGTTATTCTGCAGCGCAAACTCATCTCTGACACATTGACCGTTTGTGAAGATGTTAATGCTGGTGTCCAAGCAACCATAACCGTTGCTGTGAGACCTGGTGCTGGTGACTGTCCGATCTATTCGGATGGTAATAATGATGATTTGAACGATCCACTGACCCTGGCAAGCAGAGAACGCTGTGAACAAGACAATGTTGCGGGATGTGATCGAGTAGCTGCCCTTGCCTCAACTACTTGTGATGACGAATGCGTAACGGCCTATATATATGACCCTGTAGACCGTGAGGGTGAATTTTTTAGTTACTCATTTGAGGCACCTGATGCGACGCCTAATCCGACTCTGAATCGGATATTTGTTGGGGATGGTGCTGCTTTCGCCAATACCTATCAAGTGGCCAATAGACCCGTGATTTATCTCCTTGAGCAGCGACACTACCGGCTGAATAACAATGTATTACAGCTAAGTGTGAATCGGGGTAATTTCGTATCGATAGTCAACCAGGTTGCAGATTTTCAGGTACAAGCACAGTTGACGACCAATCCCAACCCTCTAGATGCATTTAATTCTACGCCAGGTGGTGATCCACAAACTTACCAGCAGACTAATCCCTTTACATCCTTGCAATTTCTACAGGTAGATTTGCAGTCTGTCGATCCATCTGAATCTGATTTAACGGAATTGGATGCCGATCAGCGCCAGATTTCTTCTAGATTCTATCCACGTAATGCTAAGTCCGACGATTAA
- a CDS encoding GspH/FimT family protein, with translation MGQYKLSLVLYNHLIKYLQPSDPDAGFSLIEVMVVIALTAFLAAFAVPAITFGNNPLRDSSNRIAASMKWARAQAMASTSAVRIRPISNTQFVMERANRCTEPNAANWTIISDQVEKDGQMVYEDLSLDTPAQLTTVTEDGVAATPTTWDICFNTRGIADKTLALTMQHTGNSDQRTMTIFRGGTVDLTDIS, from the coding sequence ATGGGTCAGTACAAGTTGTCTTTGGTACTTTACAACCACTTAATTAAATATTTGCAACCATCAGATCCTGATGCAGGATTCTCACTTATCGAAGTCATGGTTGTTATTGCACTTACGGCATTTCTAGCTGCTTTTGCCGTACCTGCGATCACTTTTGGTAACAATCCACTGCGAGATTCATCTAACCGAATTGCCGCGAGTATGAAGTGGGCTAGGGCTCAAGCAATGGCTTCGACTTCTGCAGTGCGGATTCGCCCGATCTCAAATACACAATTTGTGATGGAGCGAGCGAATAGGTGTACTGAACCGAATGCTGCCAATTGGACCATTATTAGTGACCAAGTCGAAAAAGATGGGCAAATGGTCTACGAAGATTTAAGTCTAGATACACCGGCACAGTTGACTACCGTTACGGAAGATGGAGTGGCTGCGACGCCTACAACTTGGGATATCTGTTTTAACACTCGAGGAATAGCGGATAAAACCCTGGCTCTAACGATGCAGCATACGGGAAATAGTGACCAACGAACCATGACTATTTTTCGCGGAGGCACAGTTGATCTTACTGATATCAGTTAA
- a CDS encoding type II secretion system GspH family protein — translation MKTHRPHSPNPLLLRMLRTSHTDDKGLTLVEALVSLLIFFVAAASIVPVFLNYTISTINNERRTGGIAVAQQVLDGLRQVDTTTLQATGSDTLTDVSYLGKTYTPIVTYCQNPAFCTNPDSRHITLQVFHNGDEIYQAETVFTNLQ, via the coding sequence ATGAAAACTCATAGACCTCACTCCCCCAATCCATTGTTGCTCAGAATGTTGCGGACTTCACATACTGACGACAAAGGTCTCACCCTGGTAGAAGCGCTGGTTTCATTGCTGATCTTTTTTGTGGCTGCAGCATCTATTGTGCCGGTTTTTTTGAACTACACAATTTCTACGATTAACAACGAAAGACGCACTGGAGGTATTGCTGTTGCTCAGCAAGTGCTAGATGGACTGCGCCAGGTAGATACCACGACTCTACAAGCTACTGGCTCCGACACCCTAACAGATGTTTCTTACTTGGGTAAGACTTATACCCCTATCGTTACTTACTGCCAGAATCCAGCATTCTGCACCAACCCAGACTCCCGGCACATCACACTTCAGGTATTCCACAATGGCGACGAAATTTACCAAGCTGAAACTGTTTTCACCAACCTCCAATAA